In Geoalkalibacter sp., the genomic window CCGCGTGCTGGAATTGACCGAGGACCATGCCGTGCTGCTGCCCTTCGAGGCATTGGACCGTGCTCCGGAAAGTCCCGTGTGCATCGAGGTCTATCAGGCGTTGCCTCAGCGCGAGCGTTTCGAGCTGATTGTGCAGAAACTCACCGAAGTCGGCGTCACGCGCATCGTTCCCTACGAATCCCAGCGCTCCATCACGCAGCAGGAACGCGATGCCGGGCAGAAAAAATCCCACCGCTGGCCCGAGGTGGTGCTCAGGGCGGCCAAGCAGTGCCGCCGGGCCATGCTCCCCGAATTGTTCGCGACCTGTTCCTGGGACGCCGCCCTGGCCGAGGCGCGCCACGCCGATCTGCGGCTGCTTTTTTATGAAGGCCGGCAAACCCGATCCTTGCGCGCGGCTCTCCATGGGGAGTCGCCGCGGCGGGTAGCGCTGTTCGTCGGTCCCGAAGGCGGTTTTACCGAGGAGGAATTGGCTGAATTGCAGGCCCTGGATGTTTTGCCCGTTTCTCTTGGCCCGCGCATCCTTCGCACGGAAACCGCCGCCATCGTCGGCGCCTCCCTGGTTCAGCACAGTCTCGGAGATCTTGATTGAATCCAAAGCCTGGGGACGCGGATGAACGCGAAAAAATCTGGATCCATGGGGATCAGGCAGTGAAAACTCCAAGATTTTTGATCCTGTAAATCCTGACGTGATCCCACAAATCCGCATCCAAATTATTTTTTGTCCTTGACCACATCTCGGAAAAGCTGCGGCCCTCATGACTTCATCCTTATCCAACGTCTCCATCATCCTGGTCGAACCCCAGGGTGATCGCAACATCGGCTCGGTGTGCCGGGCCATGATGAATTTTGGTTTCACGGATCTGCGTCTGGTCAATCCGCAGACGGATCACCTCACCCATGAGGCGCGACAGATGGCGGTCAAGGCCGCGGCGGTGCTGGAAGGCGCGAGTCTTTTCGGCAGTCTGGCCGATGCCGTCGCCGATTGTTCCCTGGTGCTGGGAACCACGCGGCGCTTCGGCAAGTACCGCGAGGATTTTCTCCATCCCGACGAGGCCGCCGAGCTCTTTCTGCCGGTGGCGGCCGAGGCGCGGGTGGCCCTGGTGTTCGGGCGCGAGGATCGCGGTCTGCTCACCGCCGAACTCGATCTCTGCCAGCGCTTCATTACCATTCCGACCAGCGACGAGTTGCCCTCCATGAACCTCGCCCAGGCCGTGGCCCTGTGTCTTTACGACACGGCGCGCGCGGCGCGGCGCGAAGCCGTCGCCGGGCGGGTGCCGGGGCGGCGCAAGCTGGCCGACGGCGAGGTGCTCGAAAACATGTACGGGCACATGCGCCAGACTTTGCTCGACATCGAATTTCTCAATCCGGACAACCCCGACCATATTCTGCGCACCTTTCGGCGCATTTTCGGCCGCGCCGGGCTCAACGAGCGCGAGGTGCGCATTCTGCGCGGTTTGTGGAATCGCATTGACTGGATCGAGGCACAGCGTCGCCGTCTGACGCGGGATGAGAACTGGGGCAGGGGAGACTGATGGAAGAACGCCCGCTGTTTTTTTACCAGACGCTGGAGAATGGGTTGATGGTCGAGGTGCGTGACCTGAGTCGTCGCTATTTCGGCGACTATCATCGCGTGGTGCTCGAAGTCCGCATCCGTCTGCCGCTCAGGATCGAATTGTTTCCGGAGGATCGCGACGCGCAGAGCCTGCTGGCGGCGGCGCGGACCGCCTGGGGGGAAGAGGTGTGCAGTCCCACGCGCCTTGAGCGCATGGGCGTGCCGGGGGCCGATGTGGAATCCGTGCGGCGGGAGCTCTGGGATTCCTTTGTCGCCCATGGCCTGGGTTATCTGCGCCATCCCGGCTATCCCGGCCGCCTGCTGCGGCGCCTTCTGGCGAACCGCAAGACCAGCCGCCCGATTCTCAAGGTGATTTCCTGATGCAAGATCAGGTGCTCATCGAAGCCCTGGCTTTTGGCGGCAGCGGCCTGGGGCGTGTCGAGGGCAAGGTGGTGTTCGTCCCGGGCGCCGTTCCCGGCGACGAGGTGCGCTTTCGGCCGGTGCGGGAAAAAAAACATTTCATTGAGGGCGAACTCGTTGCCTTGATCCGCCCTTCCGCGGAGCGTCGCGAGCCTCCCTGTCCGGTGTTCGGCCACTGCGGCGGCTGCCAGTGGCAGCAATTGCCCTACGAGGGGCAGGTGCTTTGGAAGGAGCGCATTTTCGCCGATTTTTTCACCCGGCAGCTCGGTCTGTCGCCGGACATTCTCGCGCCTCTGCTCGCCGCCCCGAGCGAGTGGAACTACCGCAGCCGCATGCAGTTCAAATGTCGGCAGAGCGCGCAGGGTTTCGTCATGGGCTTTTATCGCGGCGGCAGTCATTTCGTCGTCGATGTCGCCTCTTGCCCGATCGCCGCTCCCGCCATCAACCATGCCTTGACGCTGTTTCGCCGCTGGTTGCCCGCCGCGCCCTGTCCGCGGGAGATCCCGCAGCTCGATCTGGCGGTGGATGACGAGGGGCGGGTGGCGGCGGTGGTTCACTGTCTGGCGCAAGACATCCGGCCCCTGGCGCAATACCTGGCGCCTCTGGTCGCCGAGGCCGGATTTTCCCTGCATGTGCAAAGCGGTCGCAAGAGCACCCTCAATGCCGTGCATGATCTCGGCGACCTGCACATTCGCCCCCTTGCGGATAATTCCCTGCGTCTGGCCTATGCCGTCGGCGGTTTTGCCCAGGTCAATCTGGAGCAGAATCGTCGCCTGGTTGCCCAGGTGCTGGCCGCGGCCGGACCGCTGAAAGGCTTGCGCGTCCTTGATCTTTATTGCGGCATGGGCAATTTTTCCCTGCCCCTCGCGCAGGCCGGCGCCGAGGTCGTGGGCGTGGAAGATTTTCCTCCGGCCATCGAGCGGGCGCGCGGCAATGCCCAGGCTCATGGGCTGGCGGCCGCTTTCTTCTGTCGACCGGTCGAGGGGGCCCTCGCCGAGGAATTGGCAGGGCGGCATTTCGACCTGGTGATTCTCGACCCGCCGCGCAGCGGCGCCAAGGATGCGGTGCGTGCCCTGATGCGCCTGCGGCCGCGGCGCATCCTTTATGTCTCCTGCGATCCGGCGACCCTGGTGCGAGATCTCAAGCCTCTGATTCATAACGGTTATCGGATATCGGGCGCCCAGGGAATCGATCTGTTTCCGCAAACCTATCACCTGGAAAGTCTCACCTGTCTGGAGACCCAAATTTGAATTTTTCGCAACATCCGCCGCAGCGTCCGGGGCGGCAAAACCGTTCATTTTTTCGTTAATTTTTCCCTTGCAATTTCAGAGTCCCCGTGTTAGTAAACAGCTTCAGATTTAACCGTTCACTTCAAAGTGGGCTTTCAGCTCACTTTTTTTATTTGTCCGGAGTCATTTTTCGTGAGCGACATATCCGTTGCCGATCGGGTCAGGGAGCTTGCCCTGCCCATTATCAACGATCTGGGCTTTGAGCTGGTCGATCTTGAGTTCAAGCGTGAAGGGCAGGGCTGGGTCCTGCGCTTTTTCATCGACAAGCCCGGCGGCGTGACGCTGGATGACTGCGCGCTGTTCAGTCGCGAGGTCAGTCTGGTGCTCGATGTTGAAGATTTCATCCATCAGGCCTATCATCTGGAGGTCAGCTCCCCGGGGCTCGATCGTCCGTTGAAAGATCCCGCCGACTTCGAGCGCTTCAAGGGTGAGCGCATCAAGATCAAGACCTTCGAAAAATTGGATCCCGACGGGCGCAACCATTTGCGCAAGACCTTTTCCGGCGAGCTTCTGGGGCTCGAGGAAGGGCGGGTCATGCTGCGCCAAATCGACAAGAAGGGCGGGACGGTTGCGATTCCCTTGGAGGCTGTCGCCAAGGCCCATCTGGATCCGGAGTTTGATTTCTAGCCGGCCTCGGTTGCGCCGGTATCTACGATTTTTCGGTAAGCCAACAACACGAAACGGGGCGTTTCGGATGCGCCCTTCAGCACGCAAGACAGGGGGATGAGTTGATCAATCTCAACCACATCATCGATCAGGTCGTTAAGGACAAGGGGATCGAGCGATCCATTCTGGTGGAGGCTCTTGAGTCGGCCGTATTGTCCGCGGCCAATAAAAAGTATCGCAACACGCGCGATCTTGAGGCTCACTACAACCAGGACCAGGGCGAGGTCGAACTGTTCGAGTTCGTCACCGTGGTCGAGGAGGTGCAGGACTCCTACAAGGAGATCAGTCTCGAGGAAGCACGCGAAATCGATCCGGATGTGGAAGTCGGCGACTCTCTCGGCATGAAGCTCGATTCGGGCACTTTCAGCCGCATCGCCGCCCAGACCGCCAAGCAGGTGATCATCCAGAAGGTGCGCGAAGCCGAGCGCGAATGGGTTTACAATGAGTTCAAGGATCGCGTGGGTGAGCTGGTCAACGGCATCGTGCGCCGCTATGAGCGCGGCGATCTTATCGTCGATCTCGGGCGCGCCGAGGCGCTTCTGCCCCATCGCGAGCAGGTGCCCCGCGAAAGTTATCGCCAGGGTGATCGCGTGCGCGCCTACATCGCCGATGTCAAGCTTTCACCCAAGGGACCGCAGGTGATTCTCTCGCGTACCCATCCCGGTCTGGTGATGGAGCTGTTCCGCGTCGAGGTGCCCGAGATCAGCGAGGGGCTGGTGGAGATCAAGGCCTGCGCCCGCGAGCCGGGCAGCCGTGCGAAAATCGCCGTGGTGTCCCACGATCACGATATCGATCCGGTCGGCGCCTGCGTCGGTATGCGCGGATCTCGTGTGCAGAACGTGGTGTCCGAACTGCGCGGCGAGAAAATCGACATCATTCCCTGGACTCCCGATATCGGCCGTTTTGCCTGCGCCGCCATCGCGCCCGCCGAAGTGTCCCGCGTTTACGTCGACAGCGACGACAAGGCTCTGGAAATCATCGTGCCCGATGACCAGTTGTCCCTGGCCATCGGCAAAAAAGGCCAGAACGTGCGCCTGGCGGCCCGCCTCACGGGCTGGAAGATCGACATCAAGAGCGAATCGCGCGCCGAGGAAGCTCAGGCTCAGGGGTTTGCGGCGGCCGAGGAGGAAGAATCCTCCGAGGATTTCTCGGTGGACGAAGGGGCTGAATCCTCGTCCACGGTGGCTGATGATGCGGCTTCGGAGGGTGAAGGCAAGGCGTGATGCCGCAAAAGGACGGACCTCAGCGTACCTGTTTGGGCTGCCGCAAGGCTCTGCAAAAAAACGACCTGGTCCGCTATGTTCTTGCGCCCGACGGTGAAGTTGCCGTTGATTTTCGGCAAAAATTGCCCGGTCGCGGCGCCTATACCTGCGTGAGTCGCGCTTGCGTGGCCGATGCCGTGCGTCGCGATCAATTCAGTCGCGCCTATCGCGGCAAGAATCGACGTCCCGACGGGGAGGTCCTTATCACCGAGTTGGCTCGGCAATTGGGTGAGCGCGTCGAAGGGTTGCTGGGCATGGCGCGCAAGGCGGGCGTGGTCGTCGGCGGCAGCAACCTCACCCTGTCCTCCCTGGACAAGGACGGTGAACTGGCCTTGGTCATTGTGGCCGGAGATATTTCCGAGGGCATCCTCGAAAAAGTCCGGCGCAAGTGTCAGGCCGGGGAGGTGCCCTTGTATTTCTGGGGCGAGAAGGCCTCCCTCGGCCGCCTCATGGGTCGTGATGAGCGCAGTGTCATCGGAGTGAAGCAGGGAAAACTGGCGGAGTCCCTCGCGCGGGGACTGGAGCAATACAAGCAATTCGTAGGGGAGATTTGATGGGAAAGACACGGGTTTTCGAATTGGCCAAGCAGATGGGGCTGGAAAGCAAGGAGCTTCTCGAAAAGCTTGAAGCAGCCGGCATTTCAGCGGCCAACCACATGAGCGTCCTTGAAGAGGACGATCTCAAAAAATTTGAAGCGGCCAACGCTCCCGCTGTCGCCCAGGTCGAAGAGGAGCGCGTCAAGCCCGGCATCATTCGTCGGCGTCGGCGCGAGGTTGCCGTCGAGGCGCCGGAAGCTCCGGCCGAAGTCGCGGAGCCGGCCGTTGAACCTTCGGTCGCTCCCGCGCAGAAGCCTGCCGGGCAAACGGCGGCGGCAGACACTTCCCAGGCGCCGGTTCTCGCTGCCGAACCCGAGACCGAGGCTGCCGCGCCCAAGGTTGAGAAAGTCGAGGAGCCCCCGAAATCGCAGGAATCACCGATCGCGCCCGTGGTCGAGGTGAAGGACGTCGCGCCGCCGACTCCCGCGCCCGAACCTGCTCCCGTCATGGCGCCGCCGCAGGCGGCAAGGCCCGCTGCCCGCCCGGAGCGCCGCGAGGAAAAGCCGGTTCCGGGACGTGCCAAGGTATTGGGGCGGGTGGATCTGTCCAAGCTTTCAGGCCCTCCCGGACGGGGGGGGGAAGTCGCCCGCTCCGAGGAACCGGCCCGCCGCGAGCGGCCGCCGGTGCGTCGCGAAGGACCTCCCGGACGCCCCGCGTCGGGTCGCCCGACTTCGGAAGGCAGACCGACGGGCGAAGGTCGTCCGACGGGAGAAGGACGTCCCTATGGCGAGGGTCGTCCCGCGGCTTCGGGTCGTCCCGCGCCCACGGGTCGTCCGGCGCCCACCGGCCGACCCGCACCCGCCGGCAAGGGCCGTCCGGTGTTCACTCCCGCGCCTGACGAGGTGTTCACGCCCAAGGAGGTTCGCGGCGGCAAGAAAAATAAAAAAGGACGCGGTTATGAGCCCGCCGCCGCCGAGGAAGGCGGTGAGCGCGCCGCGCGCAGAGGCCGCAATCTCGAGGTTTTCGAACCCGATCGCAGCGGCAAGATGCGCAAGCCCAAGAAGGGCGCCAAGCAGGTCAAAAAGACCGAAATCACCATCTCCAAGGCCATCAAGCGGGTGATTCGCATCAGCGACAGCATCACGGTCGGCGAACTGGCCAAGCGCATGGGCATCAAGGCCAATGAAATCATCCGCGAACTGATGCGTCAGGGCAGCATGGTCACCATCAACCATCCCCTGGATTTCGATACGGCGGCGCTGCTCGCCTCGGAATACAGCTACGAAATCGAGAACGTGGCCTTCGACGAGGCGACCATTCTCGAAGCCGTCACCCCGGTCAAGGAAGGCGAGGAAACCGTTCCCGAAGAACTCGAGGGTCGCCCGCCGGTGGTCACGGTCATGGGTCACGTCGACCACGGCAAGACCAGTCTGCTCGACGCCATCCGCACCACCAACGTGACGGCCGGCGAAGCAGGCGGCATTACTCAGCACATCGGCGCTTACTACGTCGAACTCGACGGGCGCAAGATCACCTTCCTCGATACCCCGGGCCATGAGGCTTTTACCGCCATGCGCGCCCGCGGCGCCAAAGCCACCGACATCGTCGTGCTGGTGGTGGCCGCCGACGACGGGGTCATGCCCCAGACCAAGGAAGCGATCAATCATGCCAAGGCGGCGGGCGTGCCCATTGTCGTGGCGATCAACAAGATCGACAAGCCCGATGCCAACCCCGAGCGGGTCAAGCAGGAACTGACCGAGTTCGCCCTGGTGCCCGAGGAATGGGGCGGTGAAACCATTTTCGCCGAGGTGTCGGCCAAGCAACGTCTCAACATCGATCACCTTCTGGAAATGGTGCTGCTGCAGGCCGAAGTTCTCGAACTCAAGGCCAGTCCCAAAAAGCGCGGGCGCGGCATCATCGTCGAGGCGCGACTCGACAAGGGTCGCGGTCCCGTGGCCACGGTGCTCGTTCAGGACGGCACCCTGCGCATCGGCGATCCCATCGTCAGCGGCGTGCACTACGGCCGCGTGCGCAGCATGGTCGATGATCGCGGCAACCGCGTGGAAGAGGCGGGGCCGTCCATGCCGGTGGAAGTGACGGGTCTGACCGGCGTGCCCGATGCCGGTGATCTGCTCTACGCCGTCGAGGATGAGAAAAAAGCCAAGGATGTGGCCCAGCATCGGCAGCAGAAGGTGCGGGAAACCGAACTGGCCAAGACCAGCAAGATTTCCCTCGAGCAGTTGTTCGCCAAGATTCAGGAAGGCGACGTCAAGGAACTCAAGGTCGTCATCAAGGGCGATGTGCAGGGTTCGGTGGAAGCCGTCAAGGATGCCCTGGTCAAGCTTTCCACCGATGCCTGCCGCCTGGTGGTCATTCACACCGGCGTCGGCGGTATCATCGAGAGCGACATCAACCTGGCGTCGGCATCGGATGCCGTGGTGCTGGGCTTCAACGTCCGTCCCGAGCCCAAGGCGGCGGCCCTCGCCGAGAACGAGGGCGTCGACATCCGTCTCTACAACATCATTTACGACGCCGTGGCCGACATCAAGAACGCCATGGAGGGTCTGCTCGCGCCGACCCTGAAGGAGAAGGGCCTGGGTCGCGCCGAGGTGCGGGAAACCTTCTCCGTGCCCAAGGTCGGCATCATCGCCGGCTGCTATGTGCTCGACGGCAAGATCGTGCGCAACGCCAAGGCCCGTCTGGTACGCGACAGCGTGGTGGTCTGGGAGGGCAAGCTCTCCTCCCTGCGTCGCTTCAAGGACGATGTGCGCGAGGTGGCCGCGGGCTATGAGTGCGGCATCAGTCTCGAGAACTTCAACGACCTCAAGGTCGGCGACATCATCGAAGCCTATGAGATCGAAGCCGTCAAGACCCTGCTCTAGGCCGGTGTCGCATGGTCGTCGGCATTGCCAGAATTGAACTGGTGCTGCACGCCCCCCAGAATCTCAAGGAAAAGCGCGGCATCGTGCGCAGGATTCTGGGTCGCTGCCGGGAACGTTTCCCCATCTCCGCGGCGGAAGTCGGGCATCATGACCTCTGGCAACGCGCGCAGATCGGCGTGGCGGTCGTGGCTCGGGATGCCGAGACCGTTGAGTCGATTCTGTGTCGTATGGAAGAGGAAATCGAGCGAATCGGCCTGGCCGAGGTTTGTGACCGGGAAAGCGAAATCGTTCATTTCTAGGAGTAATCTGTCTTGGATTTTCAACGCTCACATCGGGTCGGCGACCAGATTCAGAAAGAAATTTCCGTGCTTCTGGTCAAGGGGCTCAAGGATCCACGCATCGGCTTTGTCACCATCACCGGCGTGGAAGTGACTCCCGACCTGCACCTGGCTCGGGTGTTTTTTACCGTCATGGGCGATGCCAAGGCGCGGCGCGAATCGGAAGCGGGCCTCAAGAGTTCCATTCCCTTCATCCGCCGGGAACTGGGCAAGCGCCTGCGCATGCGCTATACCCCCGATCTGCTGTTTGAATACGATACCTCGGTCGATTACGGCAGTCGCATCGACCATCTGCTTCAGGAAATCCAGGGCGAACAGACTGATGATTCAAGCAATTCTGGAAAAGATTGAGAAGGCGCGGCGGATTCTCGTCGCGTCTCACTCCAGCCCCGACGGCGACGCCATCGCTTCGACCCTGGCGCTGGTCAATGGTCTGCGCGAAATGGGCAAGGACGTGGTGGCCTTCAATGCCGATCCCGTGCCGCAGAACCTGCGGTTTTTGCCGGGTGCCGAAACCCTGGTGCATGATCTGCGCGAGGTCGTGCCCTTTGATCTGGGTTTTCTGCTCGATGCCGGTGAATTGCGCCGCGCGCAAGCGCCTCTGCGCGAACTTTGCCGCAGCCTGATCAATATGGACCATCATCCCTATTCGGAACCCTTCGGCGAAATCAACTACGTCGATGAAAAAGCCAGCGCCACCGGTGTCCTGGTCTATCGTCTGTTCAAGGCCGGCGGCCATCCCATTTCTCCTGCCGTGGCCCTTTGCGTTTACACCGCGATTCTCAGCGATACCGGCTCTTTTCGCTATTCCAACGCAGATCCCGAAGCCTTTCGCATCGCCGCGGAGATGGTGGAGCAGGGCGGCATCAACCCCTGGGATGTCGCCGGAGGCCTCTACGAGAGCCAGGACGAAAAACGTCTGCGTCTTTTGGCCTTATCCCTGGCGACCTTGCAGGTGTCTCCCTGCGGCCAGTTCGCCTCCCTGGTCCTGACGGACGAGATGATGCGCACGACCGGCGCCCGGCATGAACATACGGACGGCTTCGTCAATTACCCCCGTTCGATTCGCGGTGTCGAAGTGGCCATCCTGTTTCGACAGACCGGACCTGCTTCCTGGAAAGTCGGCTTTCGCTCCAAGGGAAGCGTCGACGTGGGAAGCCTGGCCCGTCGGCTTGGTGGCGGCGGGCATCACAATGCCGCGGGCGCCGAAGTCCAAGGATCTCTGGACGAGGTCCGCACCCTGGTGCACTCCCAGCTCAATATCGGAGCAACTCTCCCCTAATCCATGGATGGTTTGCTGCTCATCGACAAACCACGCGGGATGACCTCCCACGACGTGGTCGCGCGCGTGCGGCGCATTCTGCGCACGCGCAGGGTGGGACATGCCGGCACCCTCGACCCCATGGCGACGGGTGTGCTGCTGGTAGCGGTGGGGCGGGGCACGCGCCTTGTCGAATTTCTCATGGAGGGAAGCAAGACCTACCGCGCGACGATCAAGCTTGGTGAGTCGACCGACACGCTCGACGCCGATGGCGAGATCATCGAGCGTCGGCCCGTTCCCGCTTTTAGCGAAGCGCGGGTTGCAAATGCCTGTCGCGCTTTTCTCGGCGAGATTTCCCAGGTCCCGCCCATGTACTCGGCCATCAAGAAAAACGGCGTGCCCCTGTATCGGCTGGCGCGTCAGGGGATCGAGGTCGAACGCACCGCGCGCGTCGTGCACATTGAGCGCATCGTTCTGCATGGCATGAAGCTGCCCTTTCTCGACCTGGAAATCGATTGCGCCAAGGGCACCTACATCCGCACCCTGGCTCAGGATCTGGGCACCTATTTGGAGACCGGCGCTCATCTGACCGCCCTCTGCCGAACGCGCTCGGGAAGTTTTCTGCTGGACGAATGTCTGGCTCTTGAGCAACTCTCTGAAAACGCGCTTCCCGGTCTTTTCCCCGGCTTTCTGCCTATGGGCGAGGCGTTGCGCGGCTTTCCGGTCATCGAAGTCGATGAAAAGGGGTGCGCGCGCCTGGCGCAAGGCATACCGCCCCTGAGGGATCAGGTTGCCGATTTTTCCTGCGTACCGGGCCGCCTCCTGACCCTGGTGCGCGAGGGTCGGCTTTTGGCGGTAGCTCGGTTTGCCCCGGAACGCTTGCTGGAAAAACGTGGAGATTTTGAGTTGTTAAGAGTCTTCCCCGAGGCCGCGGCGGCGTGATTAGCGCTTTACAGTCCCGGGGAACTTGTGGTAGAAAACCCTCACCTTTGGATGACGGATCCTGATCGCCTCAGGATGAATACGTAAGGCACCATGGAAAGGAGGTGGCACAGTGCTGGCCACGGAACGCAAACAGGAAATCATTCAACAGTTCAAAACCCATGAGAAGGACACCGGCTCACCCGAAGTCCAGATCGCTCTGCTTTCGCAGCGCATCACCTATCTGACCGAACACTTCAAGACTCACAAGAAGGATCATCATTCCCGTCGGGGTCTGTTGAAGATCGTCGGACAGAGACGGCGCCTGCTCGACTATCTCAAAAGCAAGGACGTCGAGCGGTATCGCAAGATCATCTCGGAACTCGGTATCCGCCGTTAATCACGGGCAGCATGCCTTCTCGGTCTCCGGGAAGGGTGCTGCCTTTGTTTTTCGGTGAACGGCATGGCTGAGGAGGCTGACCGGAGAGAGCATCCGCCAAGGGCGGGTTCTGTCTCGGGCCATCCTCCTTTGGTCGTTTCCGCGCTCTCGCGGAAAAAATTCGGCTCCCCTCCGGAGTCAACCACTGCAAGGAGAATAAAATGGCTTATCACAAAGTGGAAATTCAATTCAACGGTCAGCCGCTGACCATTGAAACCGGCAAAATGGCACGTCAGGCCGATGGTGCCGTGGTCGTGACCTACGGGGACACCAAGGTGCTGTGCACGGTGGTGTCCGCCAAGAAAATGCGCGAAGGACAGGATTTCTTTCCCCTGACCGTCAACTATCAGGAAAAATTCTATGCCGCCGGCAAGATCCCCGGCTCTTTCTTCCGTCGCGAGCGCGGCGCCTCCGAGCGTGAAACGCTCATCTGCCGCCTCATCGACCGTCCCATGCGGCCTTTGTTCCCCAAGGGCTATCTGTTTGAAACCCAGATCATGCCGACGGTCATTTCCGCCGATCTGATCAACGATCCCGACACCCTGGCCATCGTCGCCGCCTCGGCCGCCGTCGAGGTGTCCGACATTCCCTTCAATGGTCCCATCGCCGGCGTGCGCGTCGGCCGGGTCGAGGGCAAGCTGGTGGCCAATCCCACCCTGCAGCAGATGGCGCAGAGCGATCTCGACATCACCGTGGCCGGGTCGCGCGACGCGGTGATCATGGTGGAAGGCGAAGCCCAGTTCCTGTCCGAGGAGGAAATGCTTGAAGCGATTTTCTTCGGGCATGAGTCCTTGCAGCCCCTGATCGATGCGCAGATCAAGCTGCGTGACCTGGTGGGCATCGCCAAGCGCGAGTTTGTCTCGCCCAGCGTCGATGCTGCGCTGGAGGCGCGCGTCAACGAACTGGCGACGGACAAGATTCTCGCCGCCATGAAAATCCGCACCAAGCAGGAACGCTACGCCGCCGTGGCCGATGCCAAGACGTTCGTCAAGGAGGCCCTGGCGGAAGAATTCCCCGAGCGCGGCGACGAAATCGCCAACCTCATCGGCAAGGTGGAAAAGCGCGTGGTGCGGCGTATGATCATCGATGACAAGGTGCGTATCGACGGCCGCGACATGACCACCGTGCGCCCCATCGCCTGCGAGGCCGGCCTGTTGCCTCGCGCCCACGGCAGCGCCCTGTTCACCCGCGGCGAAACCCAGGCCCTGGTGGCCGTGGCTCTGGGCACCTCCGTCGATGAACAGCGCATGGACAACGTGCAGGGCATGGAATTCAAGAAATTTCTCCTGCACTACAATTTCCCGCCGTTCTGCGTCGGCGAGACCAGCATGCGCCTGTTCCCCGGCCGGCGCGAAATCGGCCATGGCTACCTCGCCGAACGTTCGGTGGCGAAAATTCTGCCCAAGCACGAGGACTTCCCTTACACCATCCGCATCGTCTCCGACATTCTCGAGTCCAACGGCTCCT contains:
- the infB gene encoding translation initiation factor IF-2; this translates as MGKTRVFELAKQMGLESKELLEKLEAAGISAANHMSVLEEDDLKKFEAANAPAVAQVEEERVKPGIIRRRRREVAVEAPEAPAEVAEPAVEPSVAPAQKPAGQTAAADTSQAPVLAAEPETEAAAPKVEKVEEPPKSQESPIAPVVEVKDVAPPTPAPEPAPVMAPPQAARPAARPERREEKPVPGRAKVLGRVDLSKLSGPPGRGGEVARSEEPARRERPPVRREGPPGRPASGRPTSEGRPTGEGRPTGEGRPYGEGRPAASGRPAPTGRPAPTGRPAPAGKGRPVFTPAPDEVFTPKEVRGGKKNKKGRGYEPAAAEEGGERAARRGRNLEVFEPDRSGKMRKPKKGAKQVKKTEITISKAIKRVIRISDSITVGELAKRMGIKANEIIRELMRQGSMVTINHPLDFDTAALLASEYSYEIENVAFDEATILEAVTPVKEGEETVPEELEGRPPVVTVMGHVDHGKTSLLDAIRTTNVTAGEAGGITQHIGAYYVELDGRKITFLDTPGHEAFTAMRARGAKATDIVVLVVAADDGVMPQTKEAINHAKAAGVPIVVAINKIDKPDANPERVKQELTEFALVPEEWGGETIFAEVSAKQRLNIDHLLEMVLLQAEVLELKASPKKRGRGIIVEARLDKGRGPVATVLVQDGTLRIGDPIVSGVHYGRVRSMVDDRGNRVEEAGPSMPVEVTGLTGVPDAGDLLYAVEDEKKAKDVAQHRQQKVRETELAKTSKISLEQLFAKIQEGDVKELKVVIKGDVQGSVEAVKDALVKLSTDACRLVVIHTGVGGIIESDINLASASDAVVLGFNVRPEPKAAALAENEGVDIRLYNIIYDAVADIKNAMEGLLAPTLKEKGLGRAEVRETFSVPKVGIIAGCYVLDGKIVRNAKARLVRDSVVVWEGKLSSLRRFKDDVREVAAGYECGISLENFNDLKVGDIIEAYEIEAVKTLL
- a CDS encoding ribosome maturation factor, translating into MSDISVADRVRELALPIINDLGFELVDLEFKREGQGWVLRFFIDKPGGVTLDDCALFSREVSLVLDVEDFIHQAYHLEVSSPGLDRPLKDPADFERFKGERIKIKTFEKLDPDGRNHLRKTFSGELLGLEEGRVMLRQIDKKGGTVAIPLEAVAKAHLDPEFDF
- a CDS encoding RNA methyltransferase, which gives rise to MTSSLSNVSIILVEPQGDRNIGSVCRAMMNFGFTDLRLVNPQTDHLTHEARQMAVKAAAVLEGASLFGSLADAVADCSLVLGTTRRFGKYREDFLHPDEAAELFLPVAAEARVALVFGREDRGLLTAELDLCQRFITIPTSDELPSMNLAQAVALCLYDTARAARREAVAGRVPGRRKLADGEVLENMYGHMRQTLLDIEFLNPDNPDHILRTFRRIFGRAGLNEREVRILRGLWNRIDWIEAQRRRLTRDENWGRGD
- the nusA gene encoding transcription termination factor NusA, with translation MINLNHIIDQVVKDKGIERSILVEALESAVLSAANKKYRNTRDLEAHYNQDQGEVELFEFVTVVEEVQDSYKEISLEEAREIDPDVEVGDSLGMKLDSGTFSRIAAQTAKQVIIQKVREAEREWVYNEFKDRVGELVNGIVRRYERGDLIVDLGRAEALLPHREQVPRESYRQGDRVRAYIADVKLSPKGPQVILSRTHPGLVMELFRVEVPEISEGLVEIKACAREPGSRAKIAVVSHDHDIDPVGACVGMRGSRVQNVVSELRGEKIDIIPWTPDIGRFACAAIAPAEVSRVYVDSDDKALEIIVPDDQLSLAIGKKGQNVRLAARLTGWKIDIKSESRAEEAQAQGFAAAEEEESSEDFSVDEGAESSSTVADDAASEGEGKA
- a CDS encoding class I SAM-dependent RNA methyltransferase; amino-acid sequence: MQDQVLIEALAFGGSGLGRVEGKVVFVPGAVPGDEVRFRPVREKKHFIEGELVALIRPSAERREPPCPVFGHCGGCQWQQLPYEGQVLWKERIFADFFTRQLGLSPDILAPLLAAPSEWNYRSRMQFKCRQSAQGFVMGFYRGGSHFVVDVASCPIAAPAINHALTLFRRWLPAAPCPREIPQLDLAVDDEGRVAAVVHCLAQDIRPLAQYLAPLVAEAGFSLHVQSGRKSTLNAVHDLGDLHIRPLADNSLRLAYAVGGFAQVNLEQNRRLVAQVLAAAGPLKGLRVLDLYCGMGNFSLPLAQAGAEVVGVEDFPPAIERARGNAQAHGLAAAFFCRPVEGALAEELAGRHFDLVILDPPRSGAKDAVRALMRLRPRRILYVSCDPATLVRDLKPLIHNGYRISGAQGIDLFPQTYHLESLTCLETQI
- a CDS encoding RsmE family RNA methyltransferase, which encodes MPGRRCTLMGTARAALTCWRPRRGEALTLMDAEGKGFRARVLELTEDHAVLLPFEALDRAPESPVCIEVYQALPQRERFELIVQKLTEVGVTRIVPYESQRSITQQERDAGQKKSHRWPEVVLRAAKQCRRAMLPELFATCSWDAALAEARHADLRLLFYEGRQTRSLRAALHGESPRRVALFVGPEGGFTEEELAELQALDVLPVSLGPRILRTETAAIVGASLVQHSLGDLD
- a CDS encoding DUF448 domain-containing protein, which translates into the protein MPQKDGPQRTCLGCRKALQKNDLVRYVLAPDGEVAVDFRQKLPGRGAYTCVSRACVADAVRRDQFSRAYRGKNRRPDGEVLITELARQLGERVEGLLGMARKAGVVVGGSNLTLSSLDKDGELALVIVAGDISEGILEKVRRKCQAGEVPLYFWGEKASLGRLMGRDERSVIGVKQGKLAESLARGLEQYKQFVGEI